A region from the Sutcliffiella horikoshii genome encodes:
- the rpoN gene encoding RNA polymerase factor sigma-54: protein MKQSVGLYQEQSLRLAMTQELKQAITLLQYSTLELVDFLKEQSLENPLMDLKEPTIHRELASSRVQRLKPKKIGTTTTQTFSIENFSKHGETLHQYIEQQLLDTNMTNEEKQLAKRIIEHMDENGYIQEEPIAMAEQLKTTPDTVTKVLNTIKQLEPAGIGACNLQECLLLQLKRKSPRNEVAEAILENDFILFAERAWKLLAKKYEINLKEIQTIHDEIVKLNPRPGNRYETIEKPKYITPDLIVQRHQNHFIVSLNEEIIPQIKINKQYESALKSKNELESYLQEKLQQCQWIVKSMEHRKHTLVKVMEEILRAQQSFFLNGPSFLKPLTLKDISTMLEIHESTVSRATKEKYVQTPYGLFELKYFFSQGLSGSHDEEKSTKQVQQLVEELIKKEDKQKPLSDQQLTNILQKQYHITISRRTVAKYRDLLNIPGSSMRKRYD from the coding sequence ATGAAGCAGTCAGTTGGTTTGTATCAGGAGCAGTCGTTGAGGCTTGCGATGACGCAGGAGTTGAAGCAGGCTATTACACTTTTGCAGTATTCGACATTGGAGCTTGTGGATTTCCTGAAGGAGCAATCGCTCGAGAACCCGCTTATGGATTTGAAAGAACCTACCATCCATAGGGAACTTGCTTCTTCTCGTGTGCAACGCTTGAAACCTAAGAAAATTGGAACGACCACTACACAGACCTTTTCCATTGAAAATTTCAGTAAACATGGAGAAACGTTACATCAATATATCGAACAACAATTGCTCGACACGAACATGACAAACGAAGAAAAACAACTAGCAAAGCGCATCATCGAGCATATGGACGAAAATGGCTATATACAAGAAGAGCCAATTGCGATGGCTGAACAGCTCAAAACAACACCAGATACCGTCACAAAAGTCCTAAATACCATTAAACAGTTGGAACCTGCAGGAATAGGAGCATGCAACCTCCAAGAATGCCTTCTGCTTCAACTAAAAAGAAAATCACCCCGAAACGAAGTGGCAGAAGCTATTCTAGAAAATGATTTCATCCTCTTTGCAGAAAGAGCGTGGAAATTACTCGCAAAGAAATATGAGATCAACCTAAAAGAGATTCAGACGATTCACGACGAAATTGTCAAACTGAACCCTCGACCGGGAAACAGATATGAAACAATAGAAAAACCGAAATATATCACCCCGGACTTAATCGTCCAAAGACACCAAAACCATTTTATCGTGTCATTAAACGAAGAAATCATCCCGCAAATTAAGATAAATAAGCAGTATGAGTCAGCACTTAAAAGTAAAAACGAACTGGAATCCTACTTGCAGGAAAAGCTTCAGCAATGTCAGTGGATTGTGAAATCAATGGAGCATCGCAAACACACGCTTGTTAAAGTGATGGAGGAAATTCTCCGTGCCCAGCAATCTTTCTTTCTCAACGGACCTTCATTTTTGAAACCGTTAACATTAAAGGATATCTCCACCATGCTTGAAATTCATGAATCCACGGTTAGCCGTGCCACAAAAGAGAAATATGTTCAGACGCCGTATGGACTTTTTGAACTGAAATATTTCTTCAGTCAAGGCCTCTCTGGCAGCCATGATGAAGAGAAATCAACCAAGCAGGTGCAGCAGCTGGTGGAAGAACTCATTAAAAAAGAAGACAAACAGAAGCCTTTATCAGATCAACAGCTGACAAACATCCTGCAAAAGCAGTATCATATAACCATCTCCAGAAGAACCGTTGCAAAATACAGAGATCTATTGAACATCCCGGGGTCTTCGATGAGAAAAAGGTATGATTAG
- the gpmI gene encoding 2,3-bisphosphoglycerate-independent phosphoglycerate mutase, producing MTKKPVALIILDGFAMRGETTGNAVAQANKPNFDKFWSTYPHAQLTASGEAVGLPEGQMGNSEVGHLNIGAGRIVYQSLTRVNVAIREGDFYENETFLNAIKHAKEKGTNLHLFGLLSNGGVHSHIQHLFALLKLAKREGLDRVYIHGFLDGRDVAPKSAPEFIEQLNEQLLDLGVGEIATISGRYYSMDRDKRWDRVEKSYRAMVYGEGPTYNDAMECINDSYNNGIFDEFVIPSVMTKEDGSPVATIQDEDAVIFYNFRPDRAIQISNTFTNSDFRAFERGPKHPNNLQFVCLTHFSETVDGYVAFKPVGMDNTLGEVLSQNGLNQLRIAETEKYPHVTFFMSGGREDAYPGEERILIDSPKVATYDLQPEMSAYEVTDALLAEIEADKHDAIILNFANPDMVGHSGMLEPTIKAVEVTDECLGKVVNAILEKDGVAIITADHGNADEVVTTEGNPMTAHTTNPVPVIVTKNGVQLRDGGILGDLAPTVLDLLGVDKPSEMTGSSLIKK from the coding sequence ATGACTAAGAAACCAGTAGCTTTAATCATCTTAGATGGTTTTGCGATGCGCGGTGAAACAACCGGAAACGCGGTGGCGCAAGCAAACAAACCTAATTTTGATAAATTTTGGAGCACATACCCGCACGCGCAGTTGACTGCAAGCGGGGAAGCGGTAGGACTTCCGGAAGGGCAAATGGGTAACTCTGAAGTTGGCCATTTAAACATTGGAGCCGGTCGTATTGTGTATCAAAGTTTGACACGTGTGAATGTGGCTATCCGCGAAGGGGACTTTTATGAAAATGAAACGTTCCTGAATGCCATCAAACATGCAAAAGAAAAAGGAACCAACCTTCATCTGTTCGGCTTGCTTTCAAATGGAGGCGTTCATAGTCACATCCAGCATCTATTCGCTCTCCTAAAGCTTGCGAAAAGAGAAGGCTTGGATCGCGTTTATATTCATGGATTCCTTGATGGTCGCGATGTTGCACCTAAATCTGCTCCAGAGTTCATTGAGCAATTGAACGAGCAGCTTCTAGACCTTGGAGTAGGCGAGATTGCAACTATTTCTGGCCGCTATTATTCCATGGACCGTGACAAGCGTTGGGATCGTGTAGAGAAGTCTTACCGTGCAATGGTGTACGGCGAAGGCCCTACTTACAACGACGCGATGGAATGTATCAACGACTCCTATAACAACGGAATCTTTGACGAGTTCGTCATTCCATCTGTTATGACAAAAGAAGATGGCAGCCCTGTTGCAACCATTCAGGACGAAGACGCAGTTATTTTCTATAACTTCCGTCCGGACCGTGCCATCCAAATATCTAATACATTCACCAATTCTGACTTCCGCGCATTTGAACGTGGGCCAAAGCACCCGAACAACCTTCAGTTCGTATGTTTAACTCACTTCAGTGAAACGGTCGATGGATATGTAGCATTCAAACCAGTTGGAATGGACAATACTTTGGGCGAAGTGTTATCCCAAAATGGCTTGAACCAGCTTCGTATCGCAGAAACGGAAAAATACCCGCATGTTACGTTCTTTATGAGCGGCGGACGTGAGGATGCTTACCCTGGAGAAGAACGAATCCTGATTGATTCTCCAAAGGTGGCAACTTATGACTTACAACCAGAAATGAGTGCTTACGAAGTAACGGATGCACTTTTAGCTGAAATAGAAGCCGATAAACATGACGCTATCATCCTGAACTTCGCAAACCCTGATATGGTCGGGCATTCCGGAATGCTTGAGCCAACAATCAAGGCAGTGGAAGTGACAGATGAGTGCCTAGGGAAGGTAGTCAACGCCATCTTAGAAAAAGACGGTGTTGCCATCATCACAGCAGACCACGGGAACGCTGACGAAGTCGTCACGACAGAAGGTAACCCAATGACTGCCCACACAACCAACCCGGTACCAGTCATCGTCACGAAAAACGGCGTACAACTCCGCGACGGCGGAATCCTTGGTGACCTAGCCCCAACTGTGCTAGACTTACTAGGGGTGGACAAACCATCCGAAATGACAGGTAGTTCATTGATTAAAAAGTAA
- the gap gene encoding type I glyceraldehyde-3-phosphate dehydrogenase, producing the protein MAVKIGINGFGRIGRNVFRAALNNSEVEVVAVNDLTDANMLAHLLKYDSVHGKLAADVKVDGDNLVVDGKTIKVTAERDPAKLSWGELGVEVVVESTGFFTKRADAAKHLEAGAKKVIISAPASDEDITIVMGVNEDKYDAANHNVISNASCTTNCLAPFAKVLNDKFGIKRGMMTTVHSYTNDQQILDLPHKDYRRARAAAENIIPTTTGAAKAVSLVLPELKGKLNGGAMRVPTPNVSLVDLVAELDKDVTAEEVNAAFKAAAEGELKGILGYSEEPLVSGDYNGNPESSTIDALSTMVMEGNMVKVISWYDNESGYSHRVVDLAKYIAAKGL; encoded by the coding sequence ATGGCAGTAAAGATTGGTATTAACGGATTTGGACGTATTGGACGTAACGTATTCCGCGCAGCATTAAATAACTCTGAGGTAGAAGTAGTAGCAGTTAACGACTTAACAGACGCTAACATGCTTGCACACCTTTTAAAATATGACAGCGTACACGGCAAATTAGCTGCTGACGTGAAAGTTGACGGAGACAACCTGGTTGTTGACGGCAAAACAATCAAAGTTACAGCTGAGCGCGACCCAGCGAAATTATCTTGGGGTGAGCTTGGAGTAGAAGTAGTAGTCGAATCTACTGGTTTCTTCACAAAGCGTGCAGACGCTGCGAAACACTTAGAAGCTGGAGCGAAGAAAGTAATCATCTCCGCACCTGCATCTGATGAAGATATCACAATCGTAATGGGTGTTAACGAAGACAAGTACGATGCAGCTAACCACAACGTTATCTCTAACGCATCTTGTACGACTAACTGCTTGGCGCCATTCGCGAAAGTATTGAACGACAAGTTCGGTATCAAACGCGGAATGATGACAACTGTTCACTCTTACACAAATGACCAACAAATCTTAGACTTGCCACACAAAGACTACCGTCGTGCGCGTGCTGCAGCTGAGAACATCATTCCTACAACTACTGGAGCTGCAAAAGCAGTATCTCTAGTATTACCTGAACTAAAAGGTAAATTGAACGGTGGAGCTATGCGTGTTCCAACTCCAAACGTTTCTCTAGTTGACCTTGTAGCTGAACTTGACAAGGACGTAACAGCTGAAGAAGTAAACGCAGCGTTCAAAGCAGCAGCTGAAGGTGAATTAAAAGGAATCCTTGGTTATTCTGAAGAGCCACTAGTATCTGGTGACTACAACGGTAACCCTGAGTCTTCTACAATCGACGCATTATCTACAATGGTAATGGAAGGCAACATGGTTAAAGTAATCTCTTGGTACGACAACGAGAGCGGATACTCTCACCGTGTAGTAGACCTAGCGAAATACATCGCTGCTAAAGGACTATAA
- the tpiA gene encoding triose-phosphate isomerase, whose amino-acid sequence MRKPIIAGNWKMHKTLSEATSFVEEVKGLVPTADKIDAVVCAPALFLERLVSNVEGRDLKIGAQNMHFEDSGAFTGEVSPVALKDIGVSYVVLGHSERREMFAETDETVNKKTLAAFKHGLTPIVCCGETLEERESGKTNDIVGNQVKKALTGLTADQVKTTVVAYEPIWAIGTGKSSTAEDANEVCAHIRSVIASEFDQAAADAVRIQYGGSVKPGNIADYMAQSDIDGALVGGASLEHQSFLQLLEAGKND is encoded by the coding sequence ATGCGTAAACCAATTATTGCTGGTAACTGGAAAATGCACAAAACACTCTCCGAAGCAACAAGCTTCGTAGAAGAAGTAAAAGGACTAGTCCCTACTGCTGACAAAATCGACGCAGTAGTATGTGCACCAGCTCTTTTCCTAGAGCGACTTGTTTCTAACGTAGAAGGCCGCGACCTTAAAATCGGTGCCCAAAACATGCACTTCGAAGACAGCGGAGCATTCACAGGCGAAGTCAGCCCTGTTGCACTAAAAGACATCGGTGTATCTTACGTTGTTCTTGGTCACTCCGAGCGTCGTGAAATGTTTGCAGAAACAGACGAAACAGTAAACAAGAAAACTCTTGCAGCATTCAAACACGGATTAACTCCAATCGTATGCTGCGGTGAAACACTTGAAGAGCGCGAGTCAGGTAAAACAAACGACATCGTTGGCAACCAAGTGAAGAAAGCTCTAACAGGCTTAACTGCTGATCAAGTAAAAACTACTGTTGTTGCTTACGAGCCAATCTGGGCAATCGGAACTGGCAAATCTTCCACAGCAGAAGATGCAAACGAAGTATGTGCACACATCCGCAGCGTTATCGCTTCTGAGTTCGATCAAGCGGCAGCTGATGCAGTACGCATCCAGTACGGCGGATCTGTAAAACCTGGAAACATTGCAGACTACATGGCTCAATCTGATATCGATGGAGCACTTGTAGGCGGAGCAAGCCTTGAGCACCAATCTTTCTTACAGCTTTTGGAGGCAGGTAAGAATGACTAA
- a CDS encoding glutaredoxin family protein, producing MNIQFYTKVDCPLCDKAKAKLKELQSELTFTIEEFDIYKDDTLLEKYQLMIPVVEHEGEMLAYGQVNKEEVRKRLLKKIR from the coding sequence ATGAACATACAATTTTACACAAAAGTCGATTGTCCACTTTGTGACAAAGCAAAAGCAAAACTGAAAGAGCTGCAATCCGAACTGACTTTTACCATAGAGGAATTTGATATTTATAAAGATGACACGCTGTTAGAAAAATATCAGTTGATGATTCCGGTAGTGGAGCATGAGGGAGAAATGCTTGCTTATGGTCAAGTGAACAAAGAAGAGGTAAGAAAGCGTTTACTTAAAAAAATCCGCTAA
- a CDS encoding sugar-binding transcriptional regulator yields the protein MNQIIEVQKKLLPDLLSIMQKRYEILRYIRLMQPIGRRSLSGSLGLSERVLRGEVDFLKAQNLIHVSVAGMTLTKEGEYLIKDLEEVMKEVSGLKQLEAGIEEKLGITKVVVVPGDSDQSPWVKKELGRACASAMRERFHDENVIAVAGGTTVSSVAEMMTPDTKNRNLLFVPARGGLGEKVQNQSNTICATMAEKASGDYRLLHIPDSLSHESYQSMIEEPSIKEVISLIKNSSMVIHGIGDAKTMAERRKTAPENMRKIEQSHAVAEAFGYYFNEAGEVVHKVQTVGMQLADLEKIECVIAVAGGASKAKAIQAYLKKAPQTILITDEGAAKKLIRE from the coding sequence ATGAATCAAATTATTGAAGTACAAAAGAAATTGTTGCCTGATCTTCTTTCCATTATGCAGAAGCGATACGAGATCTTGAGATACATAAGGTTGATGCAGCCGATTGGAAGAAGAAGCTTGTCAGGCAGTCTAGGTTTGAGTGAGCGGGTGCTGAGAGGGGAAGTTGATTTCCTTAAAGCGCAGAACCTGATTCATGTCAGTGTTGCCGGCATGACATTGACGAAAGAAGGGGAATACCTCATTAAGGACCTGGAAGAGGTTATGAAAGAAGTTTCCGGTTTAAAGCAACTAGAAGCGGGAATAGAAGAAAAGTTAGGGATTACAAAAGTTGTCGTGGTTCCGGGTGACAGTGACCAATCCCCTTGGGTGAAAAAAGAACTCGGTCGTGCATGTGCATCCGCAATGCGAGAACGATTCCATGACGAAAATGTCATTGCCGTAGCTGGCGGAACGACTGTTTCCTCCGTAGCGGAAATGATGACACCCGACACGAAAAACCGTAATCTGCTGTTTGTCCCTGCTCGAGGCGGACTTGGGGAAAAGGTGCAAAACCAGTCGAACACCATTTGTGCCACCATGGCAGAAAAGGCATCTGGCGACTACAGGCTCTTGCATATCCCGGATTCGCTGAGTCATGAATCCTACCAGTCCATGATTGAGGAACCTTCTATAAAAGAAGTAATTTCCCTCATCAAAAATTCTAGTATGGTTATTCATGGAATTGGAGACGCTAAAACAATGGCAGAGCGCCGTAAAACAGCGCCGGAAAATATGCGCAAGATCGAACAAAGCCATGCGGTAGCTGAAGCTTTCGGGTACTATTTCAACGAAGCCGGAGAAGTGGTGCATAAAGTTCAGACAGTTGGAATGCAACTCGCAGATTTGGAAAAGATAGAATGTGTGATTGCAGTAGCCGGCGGCGCCTCAAAGGCAAAAGCGATTCAAGCGTATCTAAAAAAAGCTCCCCAAACGATTCTTATAACGGATGAAGGAGCAGCAAAAAAGTTAATTAGGGAGTAA
- a CDS encoding CpsD/CapB family tyrosine-protein kinase: protein MNLKLAEKSIFRRNKQTPQSLIEEIERIRLNVEFSSYENKSKIIIFTSPSYKEGKTTIVTHLGAALAENGQNVLLIDTDIKKPTLHKVFKIKNTVGLTNVLTGQKTADESINQTNIGRLKVLTAGPIPYSTEKVFKSTTLDEMLEKLSKSFDYILVDSAPALQGNDTRIFASKCDGVIMVVKDGKTENARAIEAKKALEIAKANLLGVVLNAKPKGLLNKFF from the coding sequence GTGAATCTAAAATTGGCTGAAAAAAGTATCTTCCGCAGGAACAAGCAGACACCTCAATCATTGATTGAAGAGATCGAGAGAATTAGATTGAACGTCGAATTTTCTTCCTATGAGAATAAAAGTAAAATAATCATCTTCACATCTCCGAGCTATAAAGAAGGAAAAACGACCATTGTCACTCATCTAGGAGCAGCATTGGCTGAAAACGGCCAGAATGTCCTTCTTATTGATACGGACATAAAAAAGCCCACCTTGCATAAAGTGTTTAAAATAAAAAACACCGTTGGCCTGACCAATGTCCTGACAGGGCAAAAGACGGCAGATGAATCCATCAACCAAACGAATATTGGTAGATTGAAAGTTTTGACCGCAGGGCCAATACCATATAGTACAGAAAAAGTCTTTAAATCAACTACTCTTGACGAAATGCTTGAAAAGCTTTCAAAAAGCTTTGATTATATCCTGGTCGACTCGGCCCCCGCACTTCAAGGAAATGATACACGGATATTTGCGAGCAAGTGCGACGGGGTCATCATGGTAGTGAAAGATGGAAAGACGGAAAATGCCAGAGCAATTGAGGCAAAGAAAGCTCTGGAAATTGCAAAGGCCAACTTATTGGGAGTGGTATTGAACGCAAAACCAAAAGGACTGTTGAACAAATTTTTTTAA
- a CDS encoding YveK family protein, translating into MDSHGNKEIEIGKIIKLLIKKFWIIILFVIISTGASAIYSNFTKATPLYQTSASLLIQDSGNIINTLQVFIKEPLVMEGVIKELELKRSIEGLANQISVQKVQDSQIVKIYVVDPNPYRSAEIANTTAKVFKEQVASTLNFNSIEILYPAVVKENQPPINPESNRLIMFGMVLGGIIGIGFVFLMDSLDNKIRSERDIENLLEIPVLGTVSKYKKKTLTANKEKKMEAYVRGDVSESKIG; encoded by the coding sequence ATGGATTCACATGGTAATAAGGAAATTGAAATCGGAAAGATAATTAAACTACTTATTAAGAAATTTTGGATAATAATATTGTTTGTCATTATTTCAACAGGAGCTTCTGCCATATATAGTAATTTTACAAAGGCTACGCCACTCTATCAGACTTCTGCAAGCTTGCTTATTCAAGATAGCGGAAACATAATCAACACATTGCAGGTATTTATAAAAGAACCACTTGTCATGGAAGGAGTAATAAAAGAATTGGAACTCAAAAGGTCAATAGAGGGGCTGGCCAACCAGATCAGTGTTCAAAAGGTGCAAGACTCACAAATAGTGAAAATCTATGTAGTCGACCCAAACCCATATCGATCTGCTGAAATAGCAAACACCACCGCAAAAGTCTTCAAGGAGCAGGTGGCAAGTACGTTGAATTTCAATTCCATTGAAATCTTGTACCCTGCAGTGGTCAAGGAAAATCAACCACCTATCAATCCTGAATCCAATAGGCTGATAATGTTCGGAATGGTATTGGGTGGCATCATTGGAATTGGATTTGTTTTCTTGATGGACAGTCTAGATAACAAAATCAGATCCGAAAGAGATATAGAGAACCTTCTTGAAATACCTGTTTTGGGTACTGTCTCCAAATATAAGAAGAAAACATTGACTGCCAATAAAGAGAAAAAGATGGAAGCATATGTGAGAGGTGACGTAAGTGAATCTAAAATTGGCTGA
- a CDS encoding anti-repressor SinI family protein, protein MVEYLDLDLEWVELILEAKDLGISDEEIRRFFEEAKQREVLVGR, encoded by the coding sequence GTGGTTGAGTATTTGGATTTAGATTTGGAATGGGTGGAATTAATTTTGGAAGCTAAGGACCTTGGAATATCGGACGAAGAGATTCGGAGGTTTTTTGAAGAGGCTAAGCAGAGAGAAGTTTTGGTCGGTAGGTGA
- a CDS encoding helix-turn-helix domain-containing protein gives MIGERIRKLRKSKGYSLSELAEKAGVSKSYLSYLERDLQTNPSLQFLQKISISLGTNIEYLLDGRSTDKKLEQSRLVVDEEWKKLIQKAIREGMTKEDFVNYRNYLQFQKWQSFNRKDSKEEGTSG, from the coding sequence ATGATCGGAGAACGAATTAGGAAACTAAGGAAGAGCAAAGGCTATTCACTCAGTGAGCTGGCTGAGAAAGCAGGAGTTTCAAAATCGTATTTAAGTTATTTGGAGCGTGACCTGCAGACCAATCCCTCACTACAATTTCTTCAAAAGATATCTATTAGTTTAGGGACAAACATAGAATACTTACTAGATGGTCGCTCGACGGACAAGAAGCTGGAACAGAGTAGGCTTGTTGTGGACGAGGAATGGAAAAAGCTAATTCAAAAAGCCATTAGGGAAGGCATGACAAAAGAGGACTTTGTTAACTATCGCAATTATCTTCAGTTCCAAAAGTGGCAATCATTTAATCGAAAAGATAGCAAGGAGGAAGGCACAAGTGGTTGA
- a CDS encoding phosphoglycerate kinase — MNKKSIRDIDVKGKRVFCRVDFNVPMKDGQVTDETRIRAALPTIKHLVDNGAKVLLASHLGRPKGQVVEELRLNAVAARLQELLGKDVKKADEAYGDSVKAIVNDMSEGDVLLLENVRFYPGEEKNDPELAKAFAELADVYVNDAFGAAHRAHASTEGIAQHLPAVAGLLMEKELEVLGKALSNPERPFTAIIGGAKVKDKIGVIENLLNKVDNLIIGGGLAYTFIKAKGYDVGKSLLEEDKIDLAKSFMEQAKEKGVNMYMPVDVVVADDFSNDANTKIVPIEEIPSDWEGLDCGPKSREIYADVIKNSKLVIWNGPMGVFELDAFAGGTKAVGEALAEATDTYSVIGGGDSAAAVEKFNLADKMSHISTGGGASLEFMEGKELPGVVALNDK; from the coding sequence ATGAACAAGAAAAGTATTCGTGACATCGACGTCAAAGGCAAACGCGTATTTTGCCGTGTGGACTTTAACGTACCGATGAAGGACGGACAAGTAACAGACGAAACGCGTATCCGTGCAGCATTGCCAACAATCAAGCACCTAGTGGATAACGGCGCGAAAGTCTTGCTTGCAAGCCACTTAGGACGTCCAAAAGGGCAAGTAGTCGAAGAGCTTCGCTTAAACGCGGTTGCAGCCCGTCTACAAGAGCTTCTTGGAAAAGATGTAAAAAAAGCGGATGAAGCTTACGGAGATTCCGTTAAAGCCATCGTAAACGACATGAGCGAGGGAGACGTTCTATTATTAGAAAACGTTCGTTTCTACCCTGGTGAAGAGAAAAACGATCCAGAACTTGCAAAGGCGTTTGCTGAGCTTGCAGATGTGTATGTAAATGACGCATTCGGCGCTGCTCACCGTGCACATGCTTCCACAGAAGGTATTGCCCAGCACTTACCGGCAGTTGCAGGCCTCTTAATGGAAAAAGAATTAGAAGTATTAGGAAAAGCCCTTTCCAACCCTGAGCGTCCTTTCACGGCGATCATTGGTGGAGCAAAGGTTAAAGATAAAATCGGTGTAATCGAAAATCTTCTAAATAAAGTGGACAACCTGATCATCGGCGGTGGACTCGCTTACACGTTCATCAAAGCAAAAGGCTACGATGTTGGAAAATCCTTATTGGAAGAAGACAAAATCGACCTTGCTAAATCCTTCATGGAGCAAGCAAAAGAAAAAGGCGTGAACATGTACATGCCTGTGGATGTTGTTGTTGCAGATGATTTCTCTAACGACGCAAACACAAAAATCGTACCTATTGAAGAAATTCCAAGCGATTGGGAAGGCCTTGATTGCGGACCTAAATCCCGTGAAATCTACGCGGATGTAATCAAAAACTCCAAACTTGTCATCTGGAATGGACCAATGGGAGTATTTGAACTTGATGCATTTGCTGGCGGAACGAAAGCAGTAGGTGAAGCCCTAGCAGAAGCTACCGATACATACTCTGTCATTGGTGGAGGAGACTCTGCGGCTGCTGTTGAAAAATTCAACCTCGCAGACAAAATGAGCCATATCTCAACTGGTGGAGGCGCATCCCTAGAATTCATGGAAGGCAAAGAACTTCCAGGAGTAGTAGCGCTGAACGATAAGTAA
- the eno gene encoding phosphopyruvate hydratase, producing MPIISDVYAREVLDSRGNPTIEVEVYTESGAFGRALVPSGASTGEYEAVELRDGDKSRYLGKGVQQAVENVNEIIAPELVGLFDVLEQVAIDEALIDLDGTENKGKLGANAILGVSMAVARAAADFLQIPLYQHLGGFNSKTLPVPMMNIINGGEHADNNVDIQEFMVMPVGAENFKEALRMGAEIFHALKSVLSAKGLNTAVGDEGGFAPNLGSNEEALQTIIEAIEKAGYKPGEQVMLAMDAAASEFYNKEDGKYHLKGEGVVYTSAEMVDFYEKMADKYPIISIEDGLDENDWEGFKLLTERIGNKVQLVGDDLFVTNTKKLAEGIERKIGNSILIKVNQIGTLTETFEAIEMAKRAGYTAVISHRSGETEDSTIADIAVATNAGQIKTGAPSRTDRVAKYNQLLRIEDQLGDTARYDGLRSFYNLKK from the coding sequence ATGCCAATTATCTCTGACGTTTACGCACGCGAAGTCCTAGACTCCCGTGGTAACCCAACAATCGAAGTAGAAGTATACACAGAATCCGGAGCTTTTGGACGCGCACTAGTACCAAGTGGAGCATCAACAGGTGAATACGAAGCAGTAGAACTACGCGACGGCGACAAGTCCCGCTACCTTGGAAAAGGTGTTCAACAAGCAGTAGAAAACGTGAACGAAATCATCGCTCCTGAACTAGTAGGTCTTTTCGACGTACTTGAGCAAGTAGCAATCGACGAAGCGTTAATCGACCTTGACGGTACAGAAAACAAAGGAAAATTAGGTGCAAACGCAATCCTTGGTGTTTCCATGGCAGTAGCGCGTGCAGCAGCTGACTTCCTTCAAATTCCTTTATACCAACACCTTGGTGGATTCAACTCCAAAACTCTTCCAGTACCAATGATGAACATCATCAACGGTGGAGAGCACGCGGACAACAACGTTGACATCCAAGAATTCATGGTAATGCCTGTTGGAGCTGAAAACTTCAAAGAAGCTCTACGTATGGGCGCTGAAATCTTCCACGCTCTTAAATCAGTATTAAGCGCAAAAGGCTTAAACACTGCTGTAGGTGATGAAGGCGGATTTGCTCCAAACCTAGGATCTAACGAAGAAGCTCTTCAAACAATCATTGAAGCAATCGAAAAAGCTGGTTACAAACCAGGCGAGCAAGTTATGCTAGCTATGGATGCTGCAGCTTCTGAGTTCTACAACAAAGAAGACGGCAAATACCACCTTAAAGGAGAAGGCGTTGTTTACACTTCTGCTGAAATGGTGGACTTCTACGAGAAGATGGCGGACAAGTACCCAATCATCTCTATCGAAGACGGCCTAGACGAGAACGACTGGGAAGGATTCAAACTATTAACTGAGCGTATCGGAAACAAAGTTCAATTAGTAGGAGACGATCTTTTCGTAACAAACACAAAGAAATTGGCTGAAGGAATCGAGCGCAAAATCGGTAACTCCATCCTAATCAAAGTGAACCAAATCGGTACACTTACTGAAACTTTCGAAGCAATCGAAATGGCAAAACGCGCAGGCTACACTGCAGTAATCTCTCACCGTTCTGGTGAAACAGAAGACAGCACAATCGCTGACATCGCAGTAGCAACAAACGCTGGCCAAATCAAAACAGGTGCACCATCCCGTACAGACCGCGTAGCTAAATACAACCAACTTCTTCGCATCGAAGATCAACTTGGTGACACAGCTCGCTACGACGGCTTACGTTCTTTCTACAACTTGAAGAAGTAA
- the secG gene encoding preprotein translocase subunit SecG, producing MTLFLTILLIIVAISLITVVLLQSGKSAGLSGAISGGAETLFGKQKARGLDLVLHRATVVLSVLFFILTLSIAYFA from the coding sequence ATGACGTTATTTCTTACTATTTTACTTATTATCGTAGCAATCTCTTTGATCACAGTAGTACTACTTCAATCAGGTAAAAGTGCAGGTCTTTCAGGAGCGATCTCCGGTGGAGCAGAAACACTTTTCGGAAAACAAAAAGCACGCGGCCTAGACCTTGTTCTACACCGTGCGACAGTTGTTCTTTCTGTATTATTCTTTATCCTTACACTGTCAATTGCATACTTCGCATAA